The following coding sequences are from one Triticum dicoccoides isolate Atlit2015 ecotype Zavitan chromosome 4A, WEW_v2.0, whole genome shotgun sequence window:
- the LOC119286325 gene encoding UDP-glucose 6-dehydrogenase 4-like: MVKICCLGAGYVGGPTMAVIALKCPDIQVVVVDITKSRIDAWNSDTLPIYEPGLDEVVKQCRGKNLFFSNDIEKHVSEADIIFVSVNTPTKTRGLGAGKAADLTYWESAARMIADVAKSDKIVVEKSTVPVKTAEAIEKILTHNSNGINFQILSNPEFLAEGTAIQDLFNPDRVLIGGRETPEGQKAVQTLKAVYAHWVPEDQILTTNLWSAELSKLAANAFLAQRISSVNAMSALCEATGANVSEVSYAVGKDSRIGPKFLNASVGFGGSCFQKDILNLVYICECNGLPEVANYWKQVIKINDYQKSRFVNRVVSSMFNTVANKKIAVLGFAFKKDTGDTRETPAIDVCKGLLGDKAKISIYDPQVTEDQIQRDLAMNKFDWDHPVHLQPMSPTTTKQVSVTWDAYEATKDAHGICIMTEWDEFKTLDYKKIYDSMQKPAFVFDGRNVVDSEKLREIGFIVYSIGKPLDGWLKDMPAVA, encoded by the coding sequence ATGGTGAAGATCTGCTGCCTTGGGGCTGGCTATGTAGGTGGCCCAACAATGGCGGTCATTGCCCTCAAGTGCCCTGACATTCAGGTGGTTGTGGTAGATATCACCAAGTCCCGGATTGATGCCTGGAACAGTGACACACTGCCAATCTATGAGCCTGGCCTTGATGAAGTCGTGAAGCAGTGCCGTGGAAAGAACCTCTTCTTCAGCAATGACATTGAGAAGCATGTTAGCGAGGCTGACATCATCTTTGTGTCGGTAAACACCCCAACCAAGACCCGTGGTCTTGGAGCTGGTAAGGCTGCTGATCTCACTTACTGGGAGAGTGCAGCTCGCATGATTGCTGATGTGGCCAAATCAGACAAGATCGTGGTCGAGAAGTCCACTGTTCCAGTCAAGACTGCTGAGGCAATTGAGAAGATCTTGACCCACAacagcaatggcatcaacttccaGATCCTCTCCAACCCAGAGTTCCTTGCTGAGGGTACTGCTATCCAAGACCTATTTAACCCTGACCGTGTTCTTATTGGAGGACGTGAGACCCCAGAAGGTCAGAAGGCTGTTCAGACGCTGAAGGCTGTGTATGCGCATTGGGTTCCTGAGGATCAGATTCTGACAACCAACTTATGGTCTGCGGAGCTGTCGAAGCTTGCAGCCAATGCGTTCTTGGCCCAGAGGATCTCCTCTGTGAATGCCATGTCAGCCCTCTGCGAGGCCACTGGTGCAAATGTTTCTGAGGTGTCCTATGCTGTGGGCAAGGACTCTAGGATTGGCCCAAAGTTTTTGAATGCCAGTGTTGGATTTGGAGGCTCTTGCTTCCAGAAGGATATCCTCAACCTGGTTTACATCTGCGAGTGCAATGGCCTCCCAGAGGTCGCCAACTACTGGAAGCAGGTGATCAAGATCAATGACTACCAGAAGAGCCGGTTCGTGAACCGTGTTGTTTCCTCTATGTTCAACACGGTTGCGAACAAGAAGATTGCGGTGCTTGGTTTTGCATTCAAGAAGGATACTGGTGACACTAGGGAGACTCCAGCTATTGATGTCTGCAAGGGTCTGCTTGGTGACAAGGCTAAGATCAGCATTTATGATCCTCAGGTGACTGAAGACCAAATCCAGCGTGACCTTGCGATGAACAAATTTGACTGGGACCACCCTGTTCATCTCCAGCCCATGAGCCCCACGACTACAAAGCAAGTCTCGGTTACCTGGGATGCATATGAGGCGACCAAGGATGCCCATGGCATCTGCATCATGACTGAGTGGGATGAGTTCAAGACTCTGGACTACAAAAAGATCTACGACAGCATGCAGAAGCCCGCCTTTGTTTTTGATGGTCGCAACGTTGTTGACTCTGAGAAGCTCAGGGAGATTGGCTTCATTGTCTActccattggcaagccactcgacgGTTGGCTCAAGGACATGCCTGCTGTGGCTTAA